One Companilactobacillus farciminis KCTC 3681 = DSM 20184 genomic window, TCTTCGTTACATAAATCAAATGTAAAGCAATTGCTCGCGATGGCATCCCTTTATCGAAATAGACATGTCCAACCATTGAATAATCGCCAAACCCAAAAAAGTTATCCACTTGATAATTCCAATCGGCTGGTTCAAAAAGCTCATCTTCCAACAATTGATAATCCTCAACGTGTTTAACGAAGGTCAAAGGATCAACTAATTTAACAGCTTTATCAGCAACAAGCAATTGCATTCTAGCAACGTCTGGAATCAACACTTTATCCACAGCTTTTAACACTTGTGTTTTTTGATAAGCCTTCAACAACTCGTAATCTTTAGCAATCAACAAAGATTTTTGTAAACCTTTTGTTTTAACAAAGTCACTACTAAAGTCAGCCGCCAAAATAGCACTCGGATGGAAAAAGTCCAGTTTCGACAAGTCTGGCAAAGGAAATAATTTCGTGTCATTCAAACCATAGACGCTAACTTGAGGGTTCGCTATAACGCTGAACGGCTGTTGAAATTCAATCAGAGTCTGAACCGTCTGCAACAATTCCTTAGAGTCTCTAACTGGTTCAATTATAGGAATGACATTTTGGCTCAGACGTCTTTGTTCGACTAACTCTTTTAGCGCCAATAAATCATACATTCTACCGCGTAAATAAGGATAATAAATCATACTTTATCCTCCAAATTTGGCTGATGCAGTTTTTGTAATTCTAATTTCAACGCTTGATATTGTTCATTGCGAGCGTCTAATTCTTCTTGCAACGACGCAACAGCTTCATCTTTTAAATCCTCCACAAATTGATCATATAAATTGTGATCTGGCGTATAGACGTCATATCCGGCCTTGGAACGCTTCTTCAATTCCTTGAACAATTTATCATCAGAATACAATTGCAGACCCTTTTCAACCTTCTTAGCTTTGTCCACTTCCCTAAACAACGACGCAACAAAATGACTAGTCAATTTATCTTCATCCACTTGCAGCTCTTGATATTGTGCTTTTTTAGCCACAGTTAAAAATCCCGGAGCTCGTAAAGTCTGTGGCGAATTTTCGATAGCTTTTTTATCAAAAGCCCGATAGATCAAAACGCCGATATGTGTGGGAATTTCCGACTGGACCTCTTCAAATAATTTTTGAGGCAAAACAAAGTAATTGTAGTTGCCAATAAATGATAATTTAGCTTTGGAATGAAAATCAGCTTTCGTAACTTTCAATTCATAACAGCGCCATTCAATCTTGCCATCAGTCAACTGTTGATAACTCAAAGTGTCGACGATTCCTTTTTTGTCTGGCATCGATACTTCCTCAACTACGTATGAACCTTGTTCCAAACAGTACTGATAAAGCGTGCTTTCCAAATTTTTAGTTAACTTAGTCTTCATTTGAAGCTCCCTTCCAAAACTTATCCACAGCTTGTTGCAATTGCTCAAGTGAATTTAAATTTTGTCGATTTTGCCAATGATTGGGGAAAAGTTGTGTGTAACGGAAACTAGCAAAACGCTGATCCAACAACAAAACAATTCCTTTATCATGACTACTTCGGATCAGTCGACCTGCGGCCTGCAAAACGTTATTCATTCCCGGCATTTGATACGCATATTCAAAACCGTGTCCATTCTCTTGGTCGTAGTAATCACGAATCAAATTATTCTCCACACTAAGTCCGGGTAATCCAACACTAACGATTGCTACGCCAATCAACTTGTTGCCTCGTAAGTCAATTCCTTCCGAAAAAATTCCTCCAAGAACACAGAATCCCAATAGCGTGTGATCTGGATTATCTTGAAATTTATCTAAAAATTCGTCACGAGCAACATTGTCCATCGTACTAGTTTGCATAACGGTCGAAATGTCGGGATATTTCTCTTCAAAGAGTGTTTCAATCTGTTTCAGATAGCCGTAAGAAGGGAAAAAGCACAGATAATTACCCGTCTTACCACTGACCAACGTATGCAAACTTTCAACGATGTCATCTTGGCTAAAAGGTCGTTGTCGATAGGTCGTCTGAACGTAGCGTGTGACCATAATGGCTTGGTTTTGTGCCGGAAATGGCGATGGCAATTGATATGCCAAACTATTTTCTTTACCGCCCAAAACACTTTGATAATAGTCCATCGGGGATAAGGTAGCTGAGAATAGCACTGCCCCTAAACCTAAATTCAAAGATTTATCTAAAAAGTGACTTGGATCTAGGCATAATTGCTTAACAGTCAGATGTTTATCTTCAACCACGATTCTTGTCTTATACGTATCGTCATATAACGCTCCAATTTTGACAAAGGTCAAACTATCAAAGAAGTAATCTTTGGCACTCTCAAGAAAATCTGAAGGCTGTTGATCCGCCATCCAATCAGTCATAAAATCATTAAATTTACTCAAAGTGTTCAACAATTTATCAGGTACGTCTGAAGTGATCTGTTCCGTCAAATCATCATCTTTTAAAACTTTTTTCATTTGATTGAAGACTCGTCGAACCTTCTTTAGTTGCTTTTGAAAATCAGCACTCGGCTGCGTATTGATCTTCTTGGCCACTTTTAGTAAACCGGCAATCTTTTGGTCGCTGATTTGAGCCGAATACATCGAACGAGAACGACTGACAAGGTTATGTGCTTCATCAATCAAGAAGAAATTGTCGGTATCCTTTTCGATGAAGAAACGCTGCAAGTACACCAATGGATCGAATAAATAGTTATAATCGCAAATAATTACGTCACAAAACAACGAAGCATCTAGCGAAAATTCAAAGGGATCAACTTGGTGCTTCCTAGCGTATTTCTCAATCACTTCGCGAGTAATACTATCTTCATTGGTCAACAAATCTGATAAAGCCGGCTTTAAACGGTCATAATAACCAATCATATATGGATCCTTTTCTGGTGGAACATCTTGTTCAGGAAAACGAATCTTATCTTTTGCCGTCAATGTAATACTTTTTAGTTTCAAACCCTTACTAGCCATCAATTCGATAGCTTCTTCTGCAACTCGTCGTGTGCTCTGTTTAGCTGTTAAGTAAAACAGGCGTTGAATCTTTTCTTCCCCCATTGCCTTAATAGCCGGAAACATCGTTGAAATCGTCTTTCCAGTACCCGTCGGTGCTTCAACGAATAACCTCGTCTCATACAAAATCGTTTTATAAACTGCTGCTGCTAGTTCATGTTGGCCCGTACGAAATTTGGGAAAAGGAAACTGTAATTCTTTGATTGTAGTATTACGTTCTTTACGTAAATTAGCGCGTAAAACCAACCAATATTCATACTCATCAATTAAATTTTTAAAAAAAGCATTTAATTCTTCACGACTATAAACTTGCTCATCTGTCGTAATCTTTTCGGTGCTAACTTGAAAATACGTTAACCGCAAAGTCACATGGTCAAATTCCGGCTGATCTTTTAAAATCAAGTAGCCATAGACTTTAACTTGTCCCCAATACAATTCCAAGGTATTATCGCTCAACTCTTCAAACGGTTGGTCAGAAGTTTTGATTTCTTCAATCAAGATACTTTTATCGGTAATCTTCAAACCATCAGCACGACCAGAAATCAAATATTCATTATCATTCATCGTCACTTCAGTCTTTAAATAAACTTCACTTTGATAGTCCGGATTCTTACCACGTTGCTTTTGTAATCGACGATGAATTCGTGCACCATTTAGGGCTGTATTTTGACTATTTTTAGTCTCATTCAAATCACCGCTACGCAAGACGAATTCCACTAATTGCCGAATTCCAATTTTAGTCGCCATACTCTACCCCCTTAATCATTAATTAATATTGTAAAACATACGTTCTGGTTTGTCTGTAGATTTCATAACTTCGCTAGTTGTA contains:
- a CDS encoding sce7725 family protein encodes the protein MIYYPYLRGRMYDLLALKELVEQRRLSQNVIPIIEPVRDSKELLQTVQTLIEFQQPFSVIANPQVSVYGLNDTKLFPLPDLSKLDFFHPSAILAADFSSDFVKTKGLQKSLLIAKDYELLKAYQKTQVLKAVDKVLIPDVARMQLLVADKAVKLVDPLTFVKHVEDYQLLEDELFEPADWNYQVDNFFGFGDYSMVGHVYFDKGMPSRAIALHLIYVTKTGELRIHHFVSDSNEKMSGQKEKFFEALNKMVPWCRQNMSGLNQTPALEKLLSYAQQDKFPGLGIIKKLSLMHHFELMSRLLELEK
- a CDS encoding ATP-dependent DNA helicase, with translation MATKIGIRQLVEFVLRSGDLNETKNSQNTALNGARIHRRLQKQRGKNPDYQSEVYLKTEVTMNDNEYLISGRADGLKITDKSILIEEIKTSDQPFEELSDNTLELYWGQVKVYGYLILKDQPEFDHVTLRLTYFQVSTEKITTDEQVYSREELNAFFKNLIDEYEYWLVLRANLRKERNTTIKELQFPFPKFRTGQHELAAAVYKTILYETRLFVEAPTGTGKTISTMFPAIKAMGEEKIQRLFYLTAKQSTRRVAEEAIELMASKGLKLKSITLTAKDKIRFPEQDVPPEKDPYMIGYYDRLKPALSDLLTNEDSITREVIEKYARKHQVDPFEFSLDASLFCDVIICDYNYLFDPLVYLQRFFIEKDTDNFFLIDEAHNLVSRSRSMYSAQISDQKIAGLLKVAKKINTQPSADFQKQLKKVRRVFNQMKKVLKDDDLTEQITSDVPDKLLNTLSKFNDFMTDWMADQQPSDFLESAKDYFFDSLTFVKIGALYDDTYKTRIVVEDKHLTVKQLCLDPSHFLDKSLNLGLGAVLFSATLSPMDYYQSVLGGKENSLAYQLPSPFPAQNQAIMVTRYVQTTYRQRPFSQDDIVESLHTLVSGKTGNYLCFFPSYGYLKQIETLFEEKYPDISTVMQTSTMDNVARDEFLDKFQDNPDHTLLGFCVLGGIFSEGIDLRGNKLIGVAIVSVGLPGLSVENNLIRDYYDQENGHGFEYAYQMPGMNNVLQAAGRLIRSSHDKGIVLLLDQRFASFRYTQLFPNHWQNRQNLNSLEQLQQAVDKFWKGASNED